A genomic window from Sparus aurata chromosome 14, fSpaAur1.1, whole genome shotgun sequence includes:
- the prmt8b gene encoding protein arginine N-methyltransferase 8-B isoform X2, translated as MTSRDYYFDSYAHFGIHEEMLKDEVRTLTYRNAMYHNKHVFKDKIVLDVGSGTGILSMFAANAGAKHVYGIECSSISEYSEKIIKSNHLHNVITIFKGKVEEVELPVEKVDIIISEWMGYCLFYESMLNTVIFARDKWLKPGGLMFPDRAALYVVAIEDRQYKDFKIHWWENVYGFDMSCIRNVAIKEPLVDVVDPKQVVTNACLLKEVDIYTVKPEDLSFTSAFCLQIQRNDYVHALVTYFNIEFTKCHKKTGFSTAPDAASTHWKQTVFYLEDYLTVKKGEEIFGSIAVRPNEKNVRDLEFTMELDFKGQLCEAAISHDYKMR; from the exons ATGACATCACGGGACTACTACTTCGACTCCTATGCTCACTTCGGCATCCACGAG GAGATGCTGAAAGACGAGGTGCGAACGCTGACCTACCGGAACGCCATGTACCACAACAAGCACGTGTTCAAAGATAAAATCGTCCTGGACGTCGGGAGCGGCACGGGGATCCTCTCGATGTTTGCCGCCAACGCCGGCGCCAAACACGTGTACGGG ATTGAATGTTCAAGTATCTCCGAATATTCAGAGAAGATCATCAAGTCGAATCACCTACACAACG TCATTACCATCTTCAAGGGcaaggtggaggaggtggagctgcCTGTGGAGAAGGTGGACATTATCATCTCGGAGTGGATGGGCTACTGCCTGTTCTACGAGTCCATGCTCAACACCGTCATCTTCGCCCGGGACAAGTGGCTG AAACCAGGAGGCCTGATGTTCCCTGACAGAGCAGCGCTCTACGTGGTGGCCATCGAAGACCGGCAGTACAAGGACTTCAAGATTCACT ggTGGGAAAACGTGTACGGCTTCGACATGAGCTGCATTCGCAATGTGGCCATCAAAGAGCCTCTGGTGGACGTGGTAGATCCCAAGCAGGTGGTGACTAACGCCTGCCTCCTAaag gaagTGGACATCTACACGGTGAAGCCAGAGGACCTGTCCTTCACCTCCGCCTTCTGTCTGCAGATCCAGCGCAACGACTACGTCCACGCCCTGGTCACCTACTTCAACATCGAGTTCACAAAGTGTCACAAGAAGACTGGCTTCTCCACTG ctcCAGATGCTGCCAGCACGCACTGGAAGCAGACAGTGTTTTACTTAGAGGACTACTTAACTGTCAAGAAGGGAGAAGAGATCTTTGGCAGTATTGCTGTGAGGCCCAATGAGAAGAATGTG
- the prmt8b gene encoding protein arginine N-methyltransferase 8-B isoform X1 produces the protein MGLRHSSRCLLLRRKMAEADSSERQQPVTSPLSQSAQPSPLPKPVPTAHHVPCIPHTPHVAALATCPGRGKIAKFISPEEMTSRDYYFDSYAHFGIHEEMLKDEVRTLTYRNAMYHNKHVFKDKIVLDVGSGTGILSMFAANAGAKHVYGIECSSISEYSEKIIKSNHLHNVITIFKGKVEEVELPVEKVDIIISEWMGYCLFYESMLNTVIFARDKWLKPGGLMFPDRAALYVVAIEDRQYKDFKIHWWENVYGFDMSCIRNVAIKEPLVDVVDPKQVVTNACLLKEVDIYTVKPEDLSFTSAFCLQIQRNDYVHALVTYFNIEFTKCHKKTGFSTAPDAASTHWKQTVFYLEDYLTVKKGEEIFGSIAVRPNEKNVRDLEFTMELDFKGQLCEAAISHDYKMR, from the exons ATGGGACTGAGGCATTCGTCGCGTTGTTTGCTGCTACGGCGGAAGATGGCGGAGGCGGACAGCTCGGAG CGGCAGCAGCCCGTCACGTCCCCCCTCTCTCAGTCAGCCCAGCCCTCCCCACTGCCCAAACCAGTGCCTACTGCCCACCATGTGCCCTGCATCCCCCACACGCCTCATGTAGCGGCCCTGGCCACCTGTCCCGGCCGAGGCAAGATCGCCAAGTTCATCAGCCCGGAGGAAATGACATCACGGGACTACTACTTCGACTCCTATGCTCACTTCGGCATCCACGAG GAGATGCTGAAAGACGAGGTGCGAACGCTGACCTACCGGAACGCCATGTACCACAACAAGCACGTGTTCAAAGATAAAATCGTCCTGGACGTCGGGAGCGGCACGGGGATCCTCTCGATGTTTGCCGCCAACGCCGGCGCCAAACACGTGTACGGG ATTGAATGTTCAAGTATCTCCGAATATTCAGAGAAGATCATCAAGTCGAATCACCTACACAACG TCATTACCATCTTCAAGGGcaaggtggaggaggtggagctgcCTGTGGAGAAGGTGGACATTATCATCTCGGAGTGGATGGGCTACTGCCTGTTCTACGAGTCCATGCTCAACACCGTCATCTTCGCCCGGGACAAGTGGCTG AAACCAGGAGGCCTGATGTTCCCTGACAGAGCAGCGCTCTACGTGGTGGCCATCGAAGACCGGCAGTACAAGGACTTCAAGATTCACT ggTGGGAAAACGTGTACGGCTTCGACATGAGCTGCATTCGCAATGTGGCCATCAAAGAGCCTCTGGTGGACGTGGTAGATCCCAAGCAGGTGGTGACTAACGCCTGCCTCCTAaag gaagTGGACATCTACACGGTGAAGCCAGAGGACCTGTCCTTCACCTCCGCCTTCTGTCTGCAGATCCAGCGCAACGACTACGTCCACGCCCTGGTCACCTACTTCAACATCGAGTTCACAAAGTGTCACAAGAAGACTGGCTTCTCCACTG ctcCAGATGCTGCCAGCACGCACTGGAAGCAGACAGTGTTTTACTTAGAGGACTACTTAACTGTCAAGAAGGGAGAAGAGATCTTTGGCAGTATTGCTGTGAGGCCCAATGAGAAGAATGTG